AAGGGAACGTCTCCAAGTATCTCGCGCCTCTGCCATCATTATTGGAAACGATCTTGTCGTGCTTGCGTTTGTCGCCTGCGATCTACACTTCGTTGGCTGATAATTCGGTTTTGACAACTTAAATTTGCTCGAAACGAGAGCATAACGGGGGTTGGCGGTGAATTGACCGCCCGCTGGAGCTACTCGAACGGCATAACAATACTGGCTGTTCGAGCCACATTGATTACCTGGACTGAGAGAACGGGTATAAGTTGGCGAGTCAGGCGCAGTAGTTAAGACAGTCCACCCTTGACTTGATTGATACTCTTGAGCTTGGAAAATGGCATTGGTCGTCCCGCCAGGCGCATCCGGCGCGGCTCCTCTGTGTAGAGTGAATTGAGTGCTAGTAATATTCGAAGCATAGGATGAAGAGAAACCTAGCGGCGAATCATTCCCAGACAAGTGGCGTGGGCCTGGGGTTGAAGTATTACCTGGCACAGGCATGAGCGCTGGCGGTGTACTATTCTCAGGGTACTGGGCCCCACCGCTTTGGAGAGTTGCGTCATGCATGAGAGTAGCATTAGCAGCAAGCGGGGCATACCAAGGGTTCCACCAGTTGCCTATAAGTTGACGTATCGGAATAGCAGCGCCACTGATTAAACTGCCAAGGTTAGGAAGCCCGCTGATGTAACCTGTTCGTGCTTCGAAATGAAGATGTATTCCAGTTGAATTTCCAGTATTACCTGCATGAGCAATGAGCTCCCCCTGCACGACAGTAGTTGTCCCAAGATGTGTAGTATCCACTGCCACATCATTGCGCAAATGCGCGAAAAAGCTAAAAGTGTTCGTCGATGGATGTTTCAGAACTAAAACCCTTCCGAATCCCAAATTAGCATTCGGATCATTCTCATTCGTCACATTGTAGTAATCCCATATAATTCCGTCTGCTGGTGCTAAAATATCAAAAGAACCATTGGGTGAAGTGTAATCAATAGCTTCTCCAGAAACAGCCCCAGTATGCTCTCCTTCTCCAGGGCCATTGCTAATCAGCATAGGGCCACTAAAAGGTAAACGCCAAGAACTTGCATGAGGAATTGGGCTTGGTGTAGGCCCAGTAGTTACAGTTGGCAACACCTGCGCCAACGCCTTTCCTATATTTTGCCTCGTATCCCAAAGAAAACTTTGCAA
This portion of the Chloroflexota bacterium genome encodes:
- a CDS encoding M23 family metallopeptidase, which gives rise to MTKNRKSIFMILSVGILLGVLQSFLWDTRQNIGKALAQVLPTVTTGPTPSPIPHASSWRLPFSGPMLISNGPGEGEHTGAVSGEAIDYTSPNGSFDILAPADGIIWDYYNVTNENDPNANLGFGRVLVLKHPSTNTFSFFAHLRNDVAVDTTHLGTTTVVQGELIAHAGNTGNSTGIHLHFEARTGYISGLPNLGSLISGAAIPIRQLIGNWWNPWYAPLAANATLMHDATLQSGGAQYPENSTPPALMPVPGNTSTPGPRHLSGNDSPLGFSSSYASNITSTQFTLHRGAAPDAPGGTTNAIFQAQEYQSSQGWTVLTTAPDSPTYTRSLSPGNQCGSNSQYCYAVRVAPAGGQFTANPRYALVSSKFKLSKPNYQPTKCRSQATNASTTRSFPIMMAEARDTWRRSL